The Cohnella abietis genome has a segment encoding these proteins:
- a CDS encoding aldo/keto reductase yields MSRFIEAINGVKIPQLGFGVYQIKRDKNGSFEKNINEAIHAGYRHFDTARIYGNEEALGDVISNSGFARKDFFLTSKVWTTDLGYEQTQRAFEKSCKKLNTTYLDMFLLHFAGPHYVESWKALEKLYSEGRIRVIGVANFEIEHFEHLRKTAKIMPMINQIETHPKFQQQKLREYMSQNQILHEAWGPLGQGNKSLFENDTLKTIARSHQKTVGQVVLRWHLNRDTIIIPKSSNPQRIKENMDVFDFNLSDEEMQQIAKLDTGKRSSVDPKGYQVNPIFVRLSKLFLK; encoded by the coding sequence ATGAGTCGGTTCATTGAGGCTATCAATGGGGTTAAAATTCCTCAATTGGGATTTGGCGTATACCAAATCAAGCGAGATAAGAACGGGAGTTTTGAAAAAAACATTAATGAAGCGATTCATGCAGGATATCGCCATTTTGATACAGCTCGTATTTACGGCAATGAAGAAGCATTGGGCGATGTAATCAGTAATAGTGGTTTTGCTAGAAAAGATTTTTTTCTAACCTCCAAGGTGTGGACAACCGATTTAGGGTATGAACAAACCCAACGGGCTTTTGAAAAGAGCTGTAAAAAGCTGAATACGACATATCTTGATATGTTTCTTCTTCATTTTGCTGGTCCCCATTACGTTGAATCTTGGAAGGCATTAGAGAAATTATATTCAGAAGGTAGGATAAGAGTCATTGGTGTAGCAAACTTTGAGATCGAGCATTTCGAGCATTTAAGGAAAACGGCTAAGATTATGCCGATGATTAATCAAATTGAGACACATCCCAAATTCCAACAGCAAAAGCTGCGTGAGTATATGTCGCAAAATCAAATTTTGCATGAAGCATGGGGACCATTGGGGCAGGGGAATAAGTCACTGTTTGAAAATGATACGCTAAAAACGATTGCCCGTAGCCACCAAAAGACTGTTGGACAAGTTGTATTACGTTGGCATTTAAATCGTGATACAATCATCATTCCGAAATCTTCAAATCCTCAGCGAATAAAGGAAAATATGGATGTATTTGATTTCAATTTGAGTGATGAGGAAATGCAGCAAATTGCTAAATTAGATACAGGAAAAAGATCCTCTGTAGATCCAAAGGGGTATCAAGTCAATCCGATTTTTGTTAGACTATCAAAACTCTTTTTAAAGTAG
- a CDS encoding IclR family transcriptional regulator, whose product MILSGVITKAIHILDILVPQGNEKEMSVTEISRELEMPVQSVHRILASLSQHGFVSQNTKNKKYKLGLSVMKYGFLMWDSLMLRSVAKPFMEELSRKTNETVYLATRENAEGVYIDSIDSPEILKISEPIGLRLPLFVGASNRVILAYLPQKTRDLLLANVNWQTIPSLKPMSRQYVEQELEIIREQGYAITSGEATVGTTGIGAPIFSYENTVIGSLNCAGPALRFTETNIEKYSQYTMKYANMLSKELGYRNRNRSRI is encoded by the coding sequence ATGATCTTGTCCGGTGTTATTACTAAAGCCATTCATATCTTAGATATTCTTGTCCCTCAAGGAAACGAGAAGGAGATGAGTGTAACTGAAATAAGCAGGGAGCTGGAGATGCCGGTTCAAAGCGTCCACCGAATATTGGCCTCCTTATCGCAGCATGGGTTCGTTTCACAGAATACAAAGAATAAGAAGTACAAGCTAGGCTTGTCAGTCATGAAATACGGCTTCCTGATGTGGGATAGTCTAATGCTTCGCTCGGTCGCAAAGCCTTTTATGGAGGAACTGTCTCGTAAAACGAATGAAACGGTATATTTGGCTACTAGAGAAAATGCAGAAGGTGTCTATATCGATAGTATTGATTCTCCGGAAATACTAAAAATATCGGAGCCGATCGGATTGCGTCTTCCTTTATTTGTTGGGGCTTCGAATAGAGTTATTTTGGCGTATCTCCCTCAAAAAACGAGGGATTTACTCCTTGCAAATGTAAACTGGCAAACGATTCCTTCATTAAAGCCGATGTCTCGCCAATATGTAGAACAGGAGCTTGAAATTATTCGTGAGCAGGGCTATGCGATTACATCGGGAGAGGCGACAGTAGGAACAACCGGAATAGGCGCTCCTATATTTTCTTATGAGAATACGGTAATAGGTTCACTGAATTGTGCAGGACCTGCGCTTAGGTTTACCGAGACTAACATCGAAAAATACAGCCAATATACGATGAAATATGCAAATATGCTTTCCAAAGAACTCGGCTACCGAAATCGGAACCGTTCTAGAATCTAA
- a CDS encoding type 1 glutamine amidotransferase, with protein MNIIALQHFEFDDIDVFKDWSHKHGHQLHIHDPSTGMPEELINSMDFLIILGGPMSAYEEDRYPWLIQEKEFIRQAIQLEKKILGICLGAQLLAELLGGKVYPAAHKEIGWHQVIRTEDRHHWFNEMPMYFHSFQWHGDTFDLPKGAKLLAYSEACEHQAFGYGDNILGLQFHLETTPVCLTTMLKEWSDEIVEGRYIQTLETIKHQVERCQMSFVMLRGLLDRMAGT; from the coding sequence ATGAACATAATCGCTTTACAACACTTTGAATTCGACGATATAGACGTTTTCAAGGATTGGTCCCACAAGCACGGACATCAGCTCCACATTCATGACCCTTCTACAGGAATGCCTGAGGAGTTAATTAACTCTATGGATTTCCTGATTATTCTCGGTGGTCCGATGAGTGCATATGAAGAAGATCGATATCCGTGGTTAATCCAAGAAAAAGAATTTATTAGGCAGGCTATTCAACTTGAGAAGAAAATACTAGGAATCTGTCTCGGAGCCCAACTCCTTGCTGAATTGCTGGGGGGTAAGGTGTACCCAGCTGCTCATAAAGAAATCGGCTGGCATCAAGTCATTCGTACTGAAGATAGACATCATTGGTTTAATGAGATGCCCATGTATTTTCATTCGTTTCAATGGCATGGAGATACCTTTGATTTACCAAAAGGAGCCAAATTGCTGGCGTATTCAGAAGCTTGTGAGCATCAAGCATTCGGATATGGCGATAATATTCTAGGGCTACAATTTCATCTGGAGACCACTCCGGTATGCTTAACGACAATGCTGAAAGAGTGGTCTGACGAAATCGTTGAGGGTCGGTACATTCAAACACTAGAAACGATTAAACACCAAGTCGAACGCTGCCAAATGTCTTTTGTTATGCTTCGCGGCTTATTGGATAGGATGGCAGGGACATAG
- a CDS encoding carbohydrate ABC transporter permease produces MFQLKRRTVPEASFDLGNNLLMLLICFLTLYPVWYVIVNSFNDGKDAMLGNLYWWPRVFSLDSYKAVFNSNGIMLAMGVTVAKTVIGTFVHVFFTAMVAYALSNRDLLGRKLYMTLGTITLFFGGGLIPSYLLIRDLGLLDSFWVYILPAAFSFYDLIIFMAFFREIPTALEEAAQIDGANEFKIFMRIIIPVSMPVVATIALFHGVYQWNDYFAGVIYINNSNLQPIQTFLYRIVAESSSNQMVSAMAGSIQKSVTSQSVKLATMVVTTLPIVLVYPFLQKYFVKGMMIGSIKG; encoded by the coding sequence ATGTTTCAACTCAAACGAAGGACCGTTCCCGAAGCATCGTTCGATCTAGGCAATAATCTGCTAATGTTATTGATCTGCTTCCTGACGTTGTATCCGGTATGGTATGTAATCGTCAATTCTTTTAACGATGGAAAGGACGCGATGCTCGGTAATCTGTACTGGTGGCCTCGTGTATTCAGTCTCGATAGCTATAAGGCGGTCTTCAACAGCAACGGTATTATGCTCGCTATGGGCGTTACTGTAGCCAAGACAGTCATTGGGACATTCGTTCATGTCTTCTTTACCGCCATGGTTGCTTACGCTTTGTCGAATAGGGATCTGCTCGGACGCAAGCTGTACATGACGCTTGGAACGATCACCCTCTTCTTTGGAGGCGGACTTATTCCTTCTTATTTGCTCATTCGAGATCTCGGACTTCTGGATAGCTTCTGGGTGTATATTCTGCCGGCGGCTTTCAGCTTCTATGATCTCATCATTTTTATGGCATTTTTCCGTGAAATTCCGACTGCATTAGAGGAAGCGGCCCAAATCGACGGAGCGAACGAGTTCAAAATCTTTATGAGAATCATTATTCCGGTATCTATGCCGGTCGTCGCTACGATCGCGCTGTTCCATGGCGTATATCAATGGAATGATTATTTTGCGGGCGTCATCTATATCAACAATTCTAACTTGCAGCCGATTCAAACGTTTCTATATCGGATTGTAGCAGAATCGAGTTCTAATCAGATGGTTTCGGCGATGGCTGGCAGCATTCAAAAGTCAGTGACTTCCCAATCCGTCAAGCTGGCAACGATGGTCGTGACGACTTTGCCGATCGTCCTCGTATATCCTTTCTTGCAAAAGTATTTTGTCAAAGGGATGATGATCGGCTCTATTAAAGGCTAA
- a CDS encoding ABC transporter permease: MSYTFEINKEEAAKVDAAVETAKKPGNKQTNRRWLRRFYKQRYLQIMALLGVAWIIVFNYVPMYGIIIAFKDYDIIGSISSAPWVGLDNFKEFFEDENLAYVVKNTLGISLLRLIIGFPLPILFAILLNEMRSARLKRGVQTISYLPYFLSWVILGGILSTWLADVGIINQLLLKLHFINEPISFLAEPSYFWAISIISSIWKELGWSAIIYLAAIASISPELHEAAKIDGAGRFQRIRHITLPSIAGTISILFILAVSGLLNSNFDQIMVLRNSLNESASNVIDIYIYQTGLQSARFSYSTAVGLVKSVIALVLLLVSNSVTKKINNTSLF; the protein is encoded by the coding sequence ATGAGTTATACATTCGAGATAAACAAGGAGGAAGCGGCAAAAGTGGATGCGGCGGTGGAGACTGCGAAGAAGCCGGGAAACAAACAGACAAACCGGAGATGGCTGCGCAGATTTTATAAACAAAGATATTTGCAAATCATGGCTCTTCTCGGAGTAGCTTGGATTATTGTATTCAACTATGTTCCCATGTACGGAATTATTATTGCTTTCAAGGATTACGACATCATCGGTTCCATCTCAAGCGCACCTTGGGTGGGGCTGGACAATTTTAAGGAGTTTTTTGAGGACGAGAATCTAGCGTATGTTGTCAAAAATACGTTGGGCATCAGCCTGCTGCGTCTCATTATAGGTTTCCCTCTTCCGATTTTGTTCGCTATTTTGCTCAACGAAATGCGTTCTGCCCGGTTAAAAAGAGGGGTGCAGACGATTTCCTACCTTCCCTATTTTCTTTCATGGGTAATCCTTGGTGGAATCTTGAGCACTTGGCTAGCCGATGTCGGTATTATCAATCAGTTGCTACTCAAGCTGCATTTTATCAATGAACCGATCAGCTTTTTAGCCGAGCCAAGTTATTTCTGGGCGATTTCCATCATATCGAGCATTTGGAAAGAGCTGGGGTGGTCGGCGATCATTTATCTCGCGGCTATTGCGAGCATATCTCCAGAATTGCACGAAGCGGCCAAAATTGATGGAGCCGGGAGATTCCAGCGTATCCGCCATATTACGCTTCCATCGATTGCCGGAACGATATCTATTTTGTTCATCTTGGCTGTCAGCGGACTACTGAACTCCAATTTCGACCAGATCATGGTGCTTCGCAATTCTCTTAACGAAAGTGCTAGCAATGTCATTGACATCTACATCTACCAGACCGGTTTGCAATCTGCTCGTTTCTCCTATTCAACGGCGGTCGGGCTCGTCAAGTCGGTAATCGCGCTTGTATTGCTACTTGTGAGCAACAGTGTCACGAAGAAAATCAATAACACGTCGCTGTTCTAG
- a CDS encoding extracellular solute-binding protein, whose product MVKTKKSLSILMSIALVSALSACGDSGNGGNDGNKSNSTASAAPSSSAKAVNADEPGWKSSADPITFNWYLNYSWFADKWGVDKTTQYITKKTGVNINFIVPAGNENEKINTMIASGSLPDLITLDWNSDAVDKMIKGGLVLPLNELAEQYDPYFFKIADSAKLNWYKQENGNVYGYPNQSSSPSDFKKYGDNFTSNNTFLVRKDIYEAIGSPDMRTPEGFLNALKAAKEKFSDVNGQPLIPLGAQEFTNTGNGSFENSLLDFLAIPNEKDGKLYDRTTDAEYIRWLKVLREANSQGLISKDILIDKRPQVEEKILQGRYFAMMFPRSDIQNQNVTRYQQDPNSVYIAVDGPANSKLDQPKLSGPSIAGWTLTLISKNVKDKQRAIQFLTYLISEEGNKDLFFGEKGVTYDTIDGKDQFLPDALNMYNNDRSSFAKTYGASYTFWMMMDPSLNLKWAPASVEPIKEPEDWTRGKVVDNTIYSNLNPAASSPEGIALGKINNQWGKILPKLILSKSEADFDDTWNDFQKYRTQHDLDKIQAFQDAAFKRNAEKLKE is encoded by the coding sequence ATGGTCAAAACTAAAAAAAGCTTGTCAATTCTGATGTCGATTGCTCTCGTGTCTGCACTGTCGGCTTGTGGAGATTCTGGCAATGGGGGAAACGACGGCAATAAGTCGAATTCTACTGCAAGCGCCGCTCCTTCTAGTTCGGCGAAGGCGGTTAATGCTGATGAGCCGGGCTGGAAAAGCAGCGCGGATCCGATTACTTTTAATTGGTATTTGAATTATTCGTGGTTTGCGGACAAATGGGGCGTTGATAAAACGACGCAGTACATTACCAAAAAAACCGGCGTTAACATCAATTTCATCGTTCCGGCAGGGAACGAAAATGAAAAGATAAATACGATGATCGCATCCGGCAGTCTGCCAGATCTCATCACGCTAGACTGGAATTCCGATGCCGTTGACAAGATGATTAAGGGTGGCTTGGTGCTCCCTCTCAACGAACTGGCCGAGCAGTATGATCCGTACTTCTTCAAGATTGCCGATTCAGCCAAGCTTAATTGGTATAAGCAAGAAAACGGCAACGTATATGGCTATCCGAATCAGTCCAGCTCTCCGTCTGACTTCAAAAAATACGGGGATAACTTCACTTCCAATAACACTTTCCTAGTGCGTAAGGATATTTACGAAGCCATTGGAAGTCCCGACATGCGTACGCCGGAAGGGTTCCTGAATGCGCTAAAGGCTGCCAAGGAGAAATTCTCGGACGTCAATGGCCAACCGCTCATCCCGCTTGGTGCCCAAGAATTTACGAATACGGGGAATGGTTCGTTTGAAAATAGTCTATTGGACTTCTTGGCTATCCCGAATGAAAAAGACGGCAAGCTTTATGATCGTACCACAGATGCTGAATATATCCGTTGGTTGAAGGTTTTACGTGAAGCGAATTCACAAGGTCTAATTTCCAAGGACATCTTAATTGACAAGCGTCCGCAAGTCGAAGAAAAAATATTGCAGGGCAGATATTTCGCGATGATGTTCCCGCGTTCGGATATACAGAACCAGAACGTCACCCGTTACCAGCAGGATCCGAATTCGGTGTATATCGCGGTTGATGGACCGGCGAATTCAAAGCTGGATCAGCCTAAGCTGAGCGGACCATCCATAGCCGGCTGGACGCTGACTCTGATTTCCAAAAACGTGAAGGACAAGCAAAGAGCGATCCAATTCCTGACGTATTTGATTAGCGAGGAAGGCAACAAGGATCTTTTCTTCGGCGAGAAGGGCGTTACTTATGATACGATTGACGGCAAAGATCAATTTCTTCCCGACGCGCTCAATATGTACAACAATGATCGTTCTTCCTTTGCCAAAACATACGGCGCATCCTATACATTCTGGATGATGATGGACCCTTCGCTTAACTTGAAATGGGCTCCAGCTTCCGTTGAACCAATTAAGGAGCCGGAAGATTGGACTCGTGGCAAGGTGGTCGACAATACAATTTACTCGAACCTGAATCCAGCTGCCTCTTCGCCGGAAGGGATCGCGCTCGGCAAAATCAACAACCAGTGGGGCAAAATACTCCCTAAGCTGATTTTGTCAAAATCGGAAGCTGATTTTGATGATACGTGGAACGACTTCCAGAAGTATCGCACCCAGCATGATCTGGACAAAATCCAGGCTTTCCAGGACGCGGCGTTCAAGCGTAACGCAGAAAAGCTCAAAGAGTAG
- a CDS encoding response regulator: MKRTLLIVDDEEFIRFGIRAMLEREFPDCYEFYFAEDGEEALEILGSNVIDIMMTDIRMPIMDGITLIGLLQQLERRPAVVIVSGHDDFEYAKQAIRYEVRDYLLKPIVRGELHQTFSRLEHELKRDEEIHGMLSAAVLKEEAYRQSEIQYVLLNDGMSGQEVAARLEKSGITELQAGYCLGLVQAVELEGRAEGNVLLQTRIDEFLRSTGRPGEWRFTDKENRSLVLFRDERRLNELLDHLGQGRLKSCQMGVSDWTGDAEQFRQAYLQALKALRYFFLKSAPGIIRYSQIKDKPLGGEIPKEVIIKIGNMLGTGREQEIKSLLVKVLEYPKILRYDISYMEEISKAINELIFDRVFFVYGEEAVEILKLYRQIGSLYQSPNFHSYYHGVENLLERLNDFIREVKSTHLNQKEMRAAMDFIDSNYERMDLNLAMVSNHVSFNYSYFSSVFKEYTGMSFIQYIKKLRLTKAKELLDHSLLKIYEISAKVGFENPKHFNKVFREAEGISPMEYRTRTVIVQAPSVVNKEENID; the protein is encoded by the coding sequence ATGAAACGAACTCTGTTGATCGTGGATGATGAGGAATTTATTCGGTTTGGGATTCGGGCGATGCTCGAGCGTGAGTTTCCCGACTGTTATGAATTTTATTTTGCAGAAGATGGCGAAGAAGCTTTGGAGATTCTTGGCTCGAATGTAATAGATATTATGATGACGGACATCCGGATGCCGATTATGGACGGAATTACGCTCATCGGGCTTTTGCAGCAGCTTGAACGAAGGCCGGCCGTCGTCATCGTTAGCGGCCACGATGATTTCGAATACGCCAAGCAAGCGATTCGGTATGAGGTTCGAGATTACTTGTTAAAGCCGATTGTAAGAGGTGAGCTTCATCAAACGTTCTCCCGTCTGGAGCATGAGCTGAAGCGAGACGAGGAAATACACGGCATGCTCAGTGCAGCAGTCTTAAAGGAAGAAGCATACCGGCAGAGTGAAATCCAATATGTGCTGTTAAACGATGGAATGAGCGGCCAAGAAGTAGCTGCAAGGCTGGAGAAATCCGGAATAACGGAGCTTCAAGCCGGCTATTGCCTAGGTCTTGTGCAGGCGGTGGAGCTGGAAGGACGCGCGGAGGGAAATGTCTTGCTGCAAACGCGCATAGATGAATTTCTACGTAGTACCGGCCGGCCCGGCGAATGGCGCTTTACGGACAAGGAGAATCGAAGCCTCGTTCTGTTCCGGGATGAGCGGCGACTAAACGAGCTGCTGGATCATCTTGGTCAAGGACGCTTGAAATCCTGCCAGATGGGGGTTAGCGATTGGACGGGGGATGCTGAACAGTTCAGGCAAGCCTACCTTCAAGCGCTTAAGGCGCTGAGGTATTTCTTCCTTAAATCAGCTCCAGGGATAATTCGTTATAGCCAGATCAAAGATAAGCCGCTTGGCGGGGAAATACCGAAGGAAGTAATCATCAAAATCGGTAATATGCTTGGAACTGGGCGAGAGCAGGAGATCAAATCTTTGCTCGTCAAGGTACTGGAATATCCGAAAATATTGCGGTACGACATCTCATATATGGAGGAAATCAGCAAAGCCATTAACGAGCTGATTTTTGACCGAGTGTTCTTCGTATATGGCGAGGAGGCTGTCGAAATTCTCAAGCTTTATCGGCAGATCGGCAGCTTATATCAATCGCCCAATTTTCACAGCTACTATCATGGTGTAGAAAATCTGTTGGAACGATTGAACGATTTTATCCGAGAAGTGAAATCGACTCATCTTAACCAAAAGGAAATGCGAGCAGCGATGGATTTTATAGATAGTAATTATGAACGTATGGATCTTAATCTGGCGATGGTCTCTAACCATGTCTCGTTTAACTACTCGTATTTTAGTTCCGTTTTCAAGGAGTATACGGGCATGAGCTTCATTCAATATATTAAGAAGCTTAGGCTGACCAAGGCTAAGGAATTACTAGATCACAGCTTGCTAAAAATTTATGAAATCAGTGCGAAGGTCGGTTTCGAGAACCCGAAGCATTTCAACAAAGTTTTCCGCGAGGCCGAGGGGATATCCCCGATGGAATACCGTACGCGGACGGTGATTGTACAGGCTCCAAGTGTTGTAAACAAGGAGGAGAATATCGATTGA
- a CDS encoding ArsR/SmtB family transcription factor, with protein sequence MEQDTTSQITHDFKRNQDVLVAIGNETRQSILISLAQGAHNLGMRVGEIERHTHLSRPAISHHLSVLKNAGIVSVHKEGTKNYYRLNARNSMLNLRSLIDQVLLLCE encoded by the coding sequence ATGGAGCAGGATACGACGAGTCAAATTACGCACGATTTTAAAAGGAATCAGGACGTACTTGTGGCCATTGGTAATGAAACACGGCAATCTATTTTAATTTCTCTGGCTCAGGGTGCACACAATCTGGGCATGCGAGTGGGGGAAATTGAACGGCACACCCATCTATCTCGTCCTGCTATATCTCATCATCTTAGTGTACTAAAGAATGCTGGCATTGTAAGTGTACATAAGGAGGGAACAAAAAACTATTATCGACTAAATGCTAGAAACTCAATGTTGAATTTACGTAGCTTGATTGATCAGGTCTTGTTACTATGCGAATAA
- a CDS encoding sensor histidine kinase, which produces MRKLIVSAKRSIDGLFGQLSIRAKLILMYVLVILIPTIVFSSYLLGANYRDNITSIVNKNAYFLGTEKNNILNNMEGMERTAQLTLADRDVLNYLLNDYDISAEELLNFNAGPYNHLQHILYNNPNISNLRIFTDNKFAHEIWPIIFKESRIVGEEWVKKYYAHPESSWWTIYTGADNPLVTESRGNSGNYTFVSLIQEIKYPLERHLGLLQVNMRLDVFFSKIYGDLQDNSSQLMAIDRESHLYYNGTSLFYEKITPEEIKREFNRKTRGEEGSFQFSHNGIPYLCVYTNLDRLDSHLLTVVSLESSYNDMNKTRLAIIGSTLLLVIILSIITYKLLSVILKRLHLLRESMKKVRQGDFNVEIPHLGGDEVGELGSQFRQMLKKMNELIIVAVNKQAISQEAELNSLRNQIDAHFLYNTLENLKMMAEVEGQLVISDTLTSLGGMMRYNFHWTHHYVHLYEEIQHIQNYVSIMNIRYSGRLDLRIKLSEQLQQQEILKMSLQPIVENAIKHGMNSSRIRKRSLIIEITAYERDGFIHIVIRDNGAGITDKRVQEINDLFQQDSINAEASIGGGSGYELIGKRDGSVHAGSGIGLRNVNLRIRLHYGQGSGIHIASIEGEYTEVTITIPYLILSGGLAE; this is translated from the coding sequence ATGAGAAAACTTATTGTCAGTGCAAAAAGGTCTATAGACGGCCTTTTTGGTCAACTTTCTATTCGAGCAAAGCTGATTCTGATGTATGTTCTCGTCATTCTAATCCCGACCATCGTTTTTTCAAGCTATCTTCTTGGAGCCAACTATCGTGACAATATCACGAGTATCGTCAATAAAAACGCCTATTTTCTCGGCACGGAGAAGAACAATATTCTTAACAACATGGAGGGGATGGAGCGGACGGCACAGCTGACGCTGGCAGATCGCGACGTGCTGAATTATCTTCTCAACGATTATGACATCAGTGCAGAGGAACTACTTAATTTCAATGCTGGCCCGTATAACCATCTTCAACATATTTTGTACAACAATCCGAACATCAGCAATTTACGAATATTTACGGATAATAAGTTTGCACATGAGATCTGGCCTATTATTTTTAAGGAAAGTCGGATTGTCGGCGAAGAGTGGGTGAAGAAATATTATGCCCATCCTGAATCCTCTTGGTGGACGATTTATACGGGGGCGGATAATCCTCTCGTTACGGAATCGCGGGGAAATAGCGGGAATTACACTTTCGTCAGCTTAATTCAAGAAATCAAATATCCGCTTGAACGTCATCTGGGCCTGTTACAAGTTAATATGAGGTTGGATGTGTTCTTCTCCAAAATATACGGCGACCTCCAGGATAATTCTTCACAGCTGATGGCGATTGATCGCGAATCTCATTTGTATTACAACGGAACATCCCTTTTCTATGAGAAGATTACACCCGAAGAAATCAAGCGGGAGTTCAATCGAAAGACGCGGGGAGAGGAGGGCAGCTTCCAATTTAGTCATAACGGGATTCCTTATTTGTGCGTGTATACGAATCTGGATCGACTTGATAGCCACTTGCTGACCGTGGTTTCGCTAGAATCCTCCTATAACGACATGAACAAAACGAGGCTAGCCATCATAGGCTCCACACTGCTATTAGTTATCATTCTATCAATCATTACTTATAAGCTGCTGTCCGTTATTCTAAAACGACTTCATCTGCTGCGAGAATCGATGAAGAAGGTTCGCCAAGGGGACTTCAATGTGGAAATTCCTCATCTTGGGGGAGACGAGGTAGGGGAGCTGGGCAGTCAATTCCGTCAGATGCTGAAAAAAATGAACGAGCTGATCATCGTGGCGGTCAACAAGCAAGCGATATCGCAGGAAGCGGAGCTCAATTCCTTAAGGAATCAAATAGATGCTCACTTTCTGTATAATACGCTGGAAAATCTGAAGATGATGGCAGAAGTCGAGGGCCAGCTGGTCATCTCAGATACATTGACTTCGTTAGGCGGCATGATGCGTTACAATTTTCATTGGACCCATCATTATGTTCATCTCTATGAGGAAATTCAGCATATTCAAAACTATGTCTCTATCATGAATATCCGTTATAGCGGAAGACTGGATTTACGTATTAAGCTGTCTGAGCAGCTGCAGCAGCAGGAGATTCTAAAAATGTCGCTCCAGCCGATCGTGGAAAATGCAATTAAGCACGGGATGAACTCTTCGAGAATTCGTAAGCGCAGCTTGATTATCGAAATTACCGCTTATGAGAGAGATGGATTTATCCATATTGTCATCAGAGACAATGGGGCTGGCATTACGGACAAACGCGTGCAAGAAATTAATGATCTCTTCCAGCAGGACTCCATTAACGCGGAGGCATCCATTGGCGGCGGGAGCGGTTATGAGTTAATCGGTAAACGCGATGGTTCAGTTCATGCAGGCAGTGGCATCGGATTGCGCAATGTCAATTTACGTATTCGGCTTCACTATGGTCAGGGCAGTGGGATTCACATTGCCAGCATAGAGGGAGAGTATACGGAAGTCACGATTACAATCCCCTATTTAATCCTATCAGGAGGGCTGGCTGAATGA